The Proteus vulgaris genome has a segment encoding these proteins:
- the betI gene encoding TetR-family transcriptional regulator, producing the protein MPKIGMQSIRKQQLIQATLAVINEVGMQEASIALIARKAGVSNGIISHYFRDKNGLLEAAMRHIQYQLGFAVAIRLRMLSDATPKQRIQAIVEGNFDTTQTSEAAMKTWLAFWASSMHQPNLNRLQKVNDKRLYSNLSYEFGRVLAKDQARLAAKGLAALIDGLWLRSALSNVPFSLDEAKTITNEYIDMQLANRSPIKT; encoded by the coding sequence ATGCCGAAGATAGGAATGCAGTCGATACGTAAACAGCAATTAATCCAAGCGACGTTAGCAGTCATTAATGAGGTTGGAATGCAAGAGGCGAGTATCGCATTGATAGCTCGAAAAGCCGGTGTTTCTAACGGCATTATTAGCCACTACTTTCGTGATAAAAATGGATTATTGGAAGCTGCCATGCGCCATATTCAATATCAATTAGGTTTTGCGGTGGCGATACGCTTAAGAATGTTAAGTGATGCAACACCTAAACAACGCATCCAAGCCATTGTTGAGGGTAATTTTGATACCACTCAAACCAGTGAAGCTGCGATGAAAACATGGTTAGCGTTTTGGGCAAGTAGTATGCATCAGCCTAATTTGAATCGTCTACAAAAGGTCAATGATAAAAGGCTTTATTCCAATTTAAGTTACGAGTTTGGGCGTGTTCTTGCTAAAGATCAAGCTCGTTTGGCTGCAAAAGGGTTAGCCGCATTAATTGATGGCTTATGGCTACGAAGTGCATTGAGTAATGTCCCTTTTTCTCTTGATGAAGCTAAAACCATTACCAATGAATATATCGATATGCAACTTGCAAATCGGAGCCCAATAAAGACCTAA
- the betB gene encoding betaine aldehyde dehydrogenase: MPNPPLQKLYIHGGYVDCAQPECEQFEAINPANGEVIAHLQSASEEDINWAVESAKQGQKIWAAMTAMERSRILRRAVDILRERNDELAHLETLDTGKPLSETRYVDIVTGADVLEYYAGLIPALEGEQIPLRETAFVYTRREPLGIVAGIGAWNYPIQIALWKSAPALAAGNAMIFKPSEMTSLTALKLAEIYTEAGLPKGVFNVVTGKANVGQWLTQHPDIAKVSFTGGIETGKKVMSNASASSLKEVTMELGGKSPLIIFDDADLDTAADIAMMANFYSSGQVCTNGTRIFVPERLKPAFEAKITERVSRIRIGSPLEMDTNFGPLVSFPHLEKVLNYIELGKTQGARLLCGGHRLLEGNLAQGAYVAPTVFTDCTDDMKITQDEIFGPVMSILSYQTEDEVILRANNSVYGLAAGLVTKDLTTAHRVIHQLEAGICWINTWGESPAEMPVGGYKHSGVGRENGLVTLQNYTQIKSIQVELGEFSSVF; encoded by the coding sequence ATGCCAAACCCACCGTTACAGAAACTTTATATTCATGGTGGATATGTTGATTGTGCACAACCGGAATGTGAGCAATTTGAAGCGATTAATCCAGCTAATGGCGAAGTGATCGCACATTTACAGTCCGCGAGTGAAGAAGATATCAATTGGGCCGTTGAAAGTGCTAAACAAGGACAAAAAATATGGGCCGCAATGACAGCAATGGAACGCTCTCGAATTTTACGACGTGCTGTTGATATTTTGCGTGAACGTAATGATGAATTGGCTCATTTAGAAACCTTAGACACAGGCAAACCGCTATCTGAAACACGCTATGTTGATATTGTGACGGGAGCTGATGTTTTAGAGTATTACGCAGGTCTGATCCCAGCCCTTGAAGGGGAGCAAATTCCGCTTAGGGAAACCGCTTTTGTTTATACGCGACGTGAGCCTTTGGGAATTGTTGCTGGGATTGGTGCTTGGAATTATCCCATTCAAATCGCGTTGTGGAAATCGGCACCTGCACTTGCCGCGGGTAATGCGATGATCTTTAAACCGAGTGAAATGACTTCACTTACGGCATTAAAATTGGCTGAAATATACACCGAAGCGGGATTGCCGAAAGGGGTTTTTAATGTTGTTACAGGAAAAGCCAATGTAGGACAGTGGCTAACACAACATCCTGATATTGCTAAAGTTTCCTTTACTGGTGGAATTGAAACCGGTAAGAAGGTGATGTCAAATGCCTCTGCATCAAGTTTAAAAGAAGTGACAATGGAGCTTGGTGGAAAATCGCCTTTAATTATTTTTGATGATGCAGATTTAGATACCGCCGCTGATATTGCGATGATGGCGAATTTTTATAGTTCAGGGCAGGTGTGTACTAATGGTACTCGTATTTTTGTTCCTGAAAGATTAAAACCTGCATTTGAAGCGAAAATTACAGAGCGCGTATCACGTATTAGGATCGGTTCTCCTCTTGAAATGGATACTAATTTTGGTCCATTGGTCAGTTTTCCTCATCTTGAAAAAGTCTTGAATTATATTGAGTTAGGTAAAACTCAAGGGGCGAGATTACTTTGCGGTGGTCATCGTCTATTGGAAGGCAATTTGGCTCAAGGCGCTTATGTTGCCCCTACCGTTTTCACAGATTGCACTGATGATATGAAAATCACGCAAGATGAAATTTTCGGCCCTGTGATGAGTATTCTCAGTTATCAAACTGAAGATGAAGTGATTTTACGCGCAAATAATAGCGTTTATGGTTTAGCTGCAGGTCTTGTCACCAAAGATCTCACAACAGCTCACCGTGTTATTCACCAATTAGAAGCTGGTATTTGTTGGATTAATACATGGGGAGAGTCTCCAGCAGAAATGCCAGTGGGTGGCTATAAACATTCTGGCGTAGGGCGTGAAAACGGGCTTGTTACATTACAGAATTATACTCAAATAAAATCAATTCAAGTTGAACTTGGGGAGTTTTCATCCGTTTTTTAA
- the betA gene encoding choline dehydrogenase — MVYDYIIIGAGSAGNVLATRLTEDPEVTVLLLEAGGPDYRFDFRTQMPAALAYPLQGRRYNWAYETEPEPYMNNRRMECGRGKGLGGSSLINGMCYIRGNAMDFDGWAKLPGLEEWDYLSCLPYFRKAETRDIGANDYHGDKGPVSVTTPKKGNNILFQAMIEAGVQAGYPRTVDLNGYQQEGFGPMDRTVTPKGRRASTARGYLDQAKVRKNLTIETHATTDIIEFEGKKAVGVRYFSGENTTPHRVKANREVLLCAGAIASPQILQRSGVGPEKVLNEFNISPVHVLPGVGENLQDHLEMYLQYECKKPVSLYPALKWYNQPKIGAQWLFQGTGIGASNQFEAGGFIRSSEKYAWPNIQFHFLPVAINYNGTNAVDIHGFQAHVGSMRSPSRGRVKLASTDPHQHPSILFNYMSTEQDWEEFRAAIRITREIMAQPALDPYRGEEISPGKHIQSDEELDAFVRERAETAFHPCGTCKMGTDEMAVVDGEGRVHGIKNLRVIDASIMPLIITGNLNATTIMMAEKLADKVRGIAPLPKSEADYYVAGDQPARKINLNA; from the coding sequence ATGGTCTATGACTACATTATTATCGGTGCTGGTTCAGCCGGTAACGTTCTTGCTACCCGCTTGACAGAAGATCCTGAAGTTACTGTGCTGCTCCTTGAAGCTGGAGGTCCGGACTACAGGTTCGATTTTCGCACACAAATGCCAGCGGCATTAGCTTATCCGTTACAAGGTAGGCGATATAACTGGGCTTATGAAACTGAGCCTGAACCCTATATGAATAACCGACGAATGGAATGTGGTCGTGGTAAAGGGCTTGGTGGATCATCATTAATCAATGGTATGTGTTATATTCGCGGTAATGCGATGGATTTTGATGGTTGGGCTAAATTACCCGGTCTTGAAGAGTGGGATTATTTAAGCTGTTTGCCTTATTTTCGTAAAGCTGAAACACGTGATATTGGTGCTAATGATTACCATGGTGATAAAGGGCCCGTAAGCGTGACTACGCCGAAAAAAGGCAATAATATCTTATTTCAAGCAATGATTGAGGCTGGTGTACAAGCGGGATATCCAAGAACGGTTGACCTTAACGGCTATCAGCAAGAGGGTTTTGGCCCGATGGATAGAACCGTCACACCTAAAGGTCGTCGAGCAAGCACAGCAAGAGGCTATCTTGATCAAGCCAAAGTACGTAAAAACTTAACGATTGAGACTCATGCGACAACAGATATCATCGAATTTGAAGGTAAAAAAGCCGTGGGTGTTCGTTATTTTTCAGGAGAAAACACCACACCTCATCGTGTCAAAGCCAATCGAGAAGTCTTACTTTGCGCTGGTGCAATTGCTTCGCCTCAAATTTTGCAACGTTCGGGGGTGGGGCCTGAAAAGGTATTAAATGAATTTAATATTTCACCTGTACATGTATTACCGGGTGTTGGGGAAAATCTGCAAGATCATTTAGAAATGTATTTGCAGTATGAATGTAAAAAACCTGTTTCACTTTATCCTGCTTTAAAATGGTATAACCAACCTAAGATTGGTGCGCAATGGTTATTTCAAGGAACAGGTATAGGTGCAAGTAATCAATTTGAAGCTGGGGGATTTATTCGCTCTAGCGAAAAATACGCGTGGCCTAATATTCAATTCCACTTTCTGCCCGTCGCCATCAATTATAATGGGACCAATGCCGTAGATATTCATGGTTTCCAAGCACATGTGGGATCGATGCGTTCACCTAGTAGGGGGCGAGTAAAATTAGCATCTACAGATCCTCATCAACATCCAAGTATCTTGTTTAATTACATGTCCACAGAACAAGATTGGGAAGAGTTTCGTGCAGCAATTCGGATCACACGAGAAATAATGGCACAACCTGCATTAGATCCTTATCGTGGAGAAGAAATTAGCCCTGGGAAACACATTCAAAGTGATGAAGAACTTGATGCTTTTGTTAGAGAACGAGCAGAAACGGCATTTCACCCTTGTGGTACTTGTAAAATGGGTACAGATGAAATGGCGGTTGTTGATGGGGAAGGTCGAGTACATGGTATTAAAAACTTAAGAGTTATTGATGCATCTATTATGCCTTTAATTATTACAGGTAATTTGAATGCGACTACCATTATGATGGCAGAAAAGCTAGCTGATAAGGTAAGAGGAATAGCACCTTTACCTAAAAGCGAGGCTGACTATTACGTTGCAGGTGATCAACCTGCGAGAAAAATAAATTTAAACGCCTAA
- the codB gene encoding cytosine permease: MSQDNNYSQGPVPISARKGGLALTFVMLGLTFFSASMWTGGALGTGLSFNDFFLAVLIGNLLLGIYTAFLGFIGSKTGLTTHLLARYSFGIKGSWLPSFLLGGTQVGWFGVGVAMFAIPVGKATGIDINLLIAISGILMTITVFFGISALTVLSIIAVPAIAILGSYSVYLAIHDLGGLSTLMAVKPAQPLDFNLALAMVVGSFISAGTLTADFVRFGRNPKVAVVVAIIAFFLGNTLMFVFGAAGAASLGMADISDVMIAQGLLLPAIVVLGLNIWTTNDNALYASGLGFANITGLSSKKLSVINGIIGTLCALWLYNNFVGWLTFLSAAIPPVGGVIIADYLMNKARYNTFHVATMQSVNWVALLAVAIGIVAGHWLPGIVPVNAVLGGAISYAVLNPILNRRTARQAEISHAG, encoded by the coding sequence GTGTCTCAGGACAACAATTATAGTCAGGGCCCTGTGCCCATATCCGCAAGAAAGGGTGGATTAGCGTTAACCTTTGTGATGTTGGGATTAACGTTTTTTTCAGCCAGTATGTGGACTGGCGGCGCTCTTGGTACTGGTCTCTCCTTTAATGATTTCTTCCTCGCAGTTCTAATTGGTAATCTTCTTCTTGGTATCTACACCGCATTTCTTGGTTTTATTGGTTCAAAAACGGGTCTCACTACACATCTCCTCGCGCGTTACTCTTTCGGTATTAAAGGTTCTTGGCTTCCCTCATTTTTACTCGGTGGTACTCAGGTGGGTTGGTTTGGTGTGGGGGTGGCAATGTTCGCCATTCCGGTAGGAAAAGCCACAGGTATTGATATTAATCTCCTTATCGCCATTTCCGGCATCTTAATGACCATCACTGTATTCTTCGGTATTTCTGCGCTCACTGTTCTCTCTATCATTGCTGTTCCCGCTATAGCCATCCTCGGAAGTTACTCTGTTTATCTTGCGATACATGATTTGGGGGGGCTTTCGACATTGATGGCAGTAAAACCTGCCCAACCATTAGATTTTAATTTAGCACTAGCGATGGTTGTGGGATCCTTTATTAGTGCGGGTACATTAACTGCTGATTTCGTGCGGTTTGGACGCAATCCTAAAGTTGCGGTGGTTGTCGCCATTATTGCCTTCTTCTTAGGAAATACCTTGATGTTTGTCTTTGGTGCTGCGGGCGCGGCTTCACTGGGAATGGCTGATATTTCTGATGTTATGATTGCACAAGGATTATTGCTTCCTGCAATCGTGGTGCTGGGGTTAAATATCTGGACAACGAATGACAATGCGCTATATGCATCAGGATTAGGTTTTGCCAATATCACCGGTTTATCAAGTAAAAAGCTTTCAGTGATAAACGGTATTATCGGTACGTTGTGTGCATTATGGCTTTATAATAATTTTGTCGGTTGGTTAACCTTTTTGTCTGCTGCAATTCCACCTGTAGGTGGCGTTATTATTGCAGATTATCTGATGAATAAGGCACGCTATAACACCTTTCATGTTGCTACAATGCAATCGGTTAACTGGGTAGCGCTACTTGCTGTCGCTATCGGAATTGTTGCAGGACATTGGTTACCGGGTATTGTACCTGTTAATGCTGTATTAGGTGGAGCAATAAGTTACGCTGTGTTAAATCCAATATTAAATCGTCGTACAGCGCGACAAGCGGAGATAAGTCATGCTGGGTAA
- the codA gene encoding cytosine deaminase — MLGKNIEQINHARLAGKDGLWRITLKNNKIKAIEPQPENNFHPEALDAQSGLVHAPFVEPHIHLDTTQTAGQPNWNQSGTLFEGIERWAERKALLTHDDVKQRAWQTLQWQIANGIQHVRTHVDVSDASLTALKAMLEVKEEIKPWVDLQIVAFPQEGILSYPNGEALLEEALKLGADVVGAIPHFEFTREYGVESLHKTFALAQKYDRLIDVHCDEIDDEQSRFVETVAALAHKENMGSRVTASHTTAMHSYNGAYTSRLFRLLRMSGINFVANPLVNIHLQGRFDTYPKRRGITRVKEMLESHINVCFGHDDVFDPWYPLGTANMLQVLHMGLHVCQLMGYGQIDNGLQLISHNSAKTLALTDYGVEVGNSANFIILPADNGFDALRRQVPVRYSIRQGKVIAQTEPAKTEIMLDKPTRITYK, encoded by the coding sequence ATGCTGGGTAAAAATATCGAACAAATTAATCATGCTCGTCTTGCTGGAAAAGACGGTTTGTGGCGCATTACGCTAAAAAATAACAAAATTAAAGCAATAGAACCACAACCTGAAAATAATTTTCATCCTGAAGCATTAGATGCACAGAGTGGCTTAGTTCATGCTCCTTTTGTTGAACCTCATATTCATTTAGATACAACTCAAACCGCAGGGCAACCGAATTGGAATCAATCGGGAACATTATTTGAAGGTATTGAGCGTTGGGCTGAAAGAAAAGCACTGTTAACTCATGATGATGTTAAACAACGTGCATGGCAAACACTTCAATGGCAAATTGCTAATGGTATTCAGCATGTTAGAACTCATGTGGATGTTTCTGATGCTTCACTCACTGCATTAAAAGCCATGTTAGAAGTGAAAGAAGAAATTAAACCTTGGGTTGATTTACAAATCGTTGCTTTCCCTCAAGAAGGTATTTTGTCTTACCCTAATGGCGAAGCTTTATTAGAAGAAGCATTAAAATTAGGCGCAGATGTTGTTGGCGCTATTCCTCATTTTGAATTTACACGTGAATATGGTGTTGAATCACTCCATAAAACCTTTGCGTTAGCACAAAAATATGATCGTTTAATTGATGTTCATTGTGATGAAATTGATGATGAACAATCACGTTTTGTTGAAACTGTTGCGGCGTTAGCTCATAAAGAAAATATGGGTTCACGAGTGACAGCAAGTCATACAACCGCTATGCATTCTTATAATGGGGCTTATACTTCACGTTTATTCCGATTGCTAAGAATGTCAGGTATTAACTTTGTGGCAAATCCTCTGGTGAATATTCACTTGCAAGGCCGTTTTGATACCTATCCAAAACGTCGAGGTATTACTCGCGTAAAAGAGATGTTAGAAAGTCATATCAACGTCTGTTTTGGCCATGATGATGTTTTTGATCCTTGGTATCCATTAGGTACGGCAAATATGCTCCAAGTCTTGCATATGGGGTTACATGTTTGCCAATTAATGGGTTATGGTCAAATTGATAATGGATTACAGTTAATTAGCCACAACAGTGCTAAAACATTGGCTTTAACGGATTATGGTGTTGAAGTAGGAAACAGTGCAAACTTTATTATTCTGCCAGCAGATAATGGATTTGATGCTTTACGTCGCCAAGTGCCAGTACGTTATTCAATTCGCCAAGGTAAAGTCATTGCACAAACAGAGCCTGCAAAAACAGAAATTATGTTAGATAAGCCAACTCGAATTACTTACAAATAA
- the hit gene encoding HIT domain: MDNCIFCQIVAGKAPCHKIWEDDHHLAFLSIFPNTKGFTVVIPKKHYPSYAFDLSDEALALLVIATKKVAKILDKTFPDVSRSGMFF, translated from the coding sequence ATGGATAACTGTATTTTCTGTCAAATTGTTGCGGGAAAAGCACCTTGCCATAAAATTTGGGAAGATGATCACCATCTCGCTTTCCTCTCTATATTTCCTAATACCAAAGGCTTTACTGTTGTTATTCCTAAAAAACACTATCCAAGTTATGCGTTTGACTTAAGTGACGAAGCTTTAGCCTTACTCGTTATTGCGACCAAAAAAGTCGCTAAGATCTTAGATAAAACATTTCCCGATGTTTCTCGTTCAGGAATGTTTTTTTGA
- the hemB gene encoding delta-aminolevulinic acid dehydratase: MSNEQSIQRLRRLRQSENLRALFQETTLTKNDLALPIFVEEGLDDYQPIKSMPGVVRIPEKRLAYEIERIAKAGIKTVMTFGVSHHLDETGSDAWKSDGLVSRMSRICKDAVPEMIVMSDTCFCEYTSHGHCGVLHGEHVDNDETIYNLGLQAVAAAQAGADFIAPSAAMDGQVAAIRVALDKAGFSDTGIVSYSTKFASALYGPFRDAAGSRLIGDRKTYQMNPMNRREAIRESLIDEQEGADMLMVKPAGAYLDIIRDVRERTLLPLAAYQISGEYAQIKFAALAGAIDEDRVVMETLGSIKRAGADLILSYFALDLAERNLL; encoded by the coding sequence GTGAGCAACGAACAATCCATCCAGCGATTAAGAAGACTACGCCAGTCAGAAAACCTGCGCGCACTCTTTCAAGAAACAACACTAACTAAGAATGACCTTGCTCTACCTATATTTGTAGAAGAAGGGCTTGATGATTATCAACCTATTAAAAGTATGCCGGGTGTTGTTCGTATTCCTGAAAAGCGTCTAGCTTATGAAATTGAACGTATAGCAAAAGCAGGCATTAAAACTGTTATGACTTTTGGGGTATCTCATCACCTTGATGAAACTGGGAGTGATGCTTGGAAAAGTGATGGCTTAGTTTCTCGTATGTCTCGTATTTGTAAAGATGCCGTACCAGAAATGATTGTGATGTCTGATACCTGTTTTTGTGAATATACATCACATGGTCACTGTGGTGTTTTACATGGAGAACATGTTGATAATGATGAAACTATCTATAATTTAGGGCTTCAAGCTGTTGCAGCCGCACAAGCTGGTGCTGATTTTATTGCACCATCAGCCGCCATGGACGGACAAGTTGCGGCCATTCGTGTCGCACTTGATAAAGCGGGATTTAGCGACACAGGTATTGTTTCTTACTCTACTAAATTCGCTTCTGCATTATATGGTCCTTTCCGTGATGCGGCAGGATCACGCTTAATTGGTGATCGCAAAACCTATCAAATGAATCCAATGAATCGCCGTGAAGCAATTCGTGAATCATTAATTGATGAGCAAGAAGGCGCTGATATGCTGATGGTAAAACCCGCAGGTGCTTATTTAGATATTATTCGCGATGTGCGTGAACGTACGTTATTACCTTTAGCGGCTTATCAAATCAGCGGTGAATATGCACAAATTAAATTTGCGGCATTAGCAGGTGCGATTGATGAAGATCGGGTGGTAATGGAAACTTTAGGTTCAATTAAACGTGCGGGTGCGGATTTAATTCTGTCTTACTTTGCACTTGATTTAGCTGAAAGAAACCTACTTTAA
- a CDS encoding Protein of uncharacterised function (DUF2594), with product MNEKFKTQADVETLAEEVACLKTLVTYMLKALGQADAGRIILNIERAIAEVDDEKKAETFRNTISQIKTVYRQ from the coding sequence ATGAACGAAAAATTTAAAACACAAGCAGATGTTGAAACATTGGCAGAAGAAGTGGCTTGTTTAAAAACGCTTGTCACTTATATGTTAAAAGCATTAGGCCAAGCTGATGCTGGACGTATTATTTTGAATATTGAGCGCGCTATTGCAGAAGTTGATGACGAAAAAAAAGCAGAAACATTCCGTAATACTATTAGCCAAATTAAAACTGTTTATCGCCAATAA
- the nnr gene encoding Nicotinamide nucleotide repair protein has protein sequence MKKEQLLHAITHYPVLYQRKTGNTHKGTFGTIGIIGSAEGMSGAIVLAGKSALKAGCGKVFLGFAQSQLPLPFIDSAPELMLKTASALVDRQDISAWAIGCGLGLSANSENILLNILAQRDENQPYVFDADALVLMAKLKSQISLNQHCVLTPHPKEAAILLDCTLSDIQNNRVQAAKEVAKLYHCWAIIKGQNTVITSPKGEITINTTGNSGLSTAGSGDVLTGIMGQLFSTRNGNVRCG, from the coding sequence ATGAAAAAAGAGCAACTATTACATGCAATAACACATTATCCAGTGCTTTATCAGCGTAAAACAGGAAATACACATAAAGGCACGTTTGGAACAATCGGTATTATTGGGAGCGCTGAAGGAATGAGTGGTGCCATCGTGCTCGCGGGTAAAAGCGCATTAAAAGCGGGGTGTGGAAAAGTTTTCCTTGGTTTTGCGCAATCACAATTGCCTCTTCCTTTTATTGATAGTGCGCCAGAACTCATGCTAAAAACAGCGTCTGCGTTAGTTGATAGGCAAGATATTTCTGCTTGGGCGATTGGTTGCGGGTTGGGATTGTCAGCAAATTCTGAAAATATTTTATTAAATATATTAGCCCAACGTGATGAAAACCAACCTTATGTTTTTGATGCTGATGCGCTAGTGTTGATGGCAAAATTAAAATCACAAATCTCACTTAATCAACATTGTGTATTAACACCCCACCCTAAAGAGGCTGCTATCTTGCTTGATTGTACGCTGAGTGATATTCAAAATAACCGAGTACAAGCAGCTAAAGAAGTCGCAAAACTTTACCATTGTTGGGCAATTATCAAAGGACAAAATACGGTTATTACTTCCCCTAAAGGTGAAATAACAATCAATACTACGGGTAATAGTGGATTATCCACAGCAGGAAGTGGTGATGTATTAACTGGTATAATGGGGCAGCTTTTTAGCACAAGGAATGGCAATGTCCGATGCGGTTAA
- a CDS encoding Uncharacterized conserved protein: MSDAVKSAVWIHGIAADILVEKGIGPIGLTASELINTVRDVRNQIWRLTQQHNADYFE, translated from the coding sequence ATGTCCGATGCGGTTAAAAGTGCAGTTTGGATACACGGTATTGCTGCTGATATTTTAGTTGAAAAAGGCATTGGACCGATAGGATTAACGGCTTCAGAGTTGATTAATACTGTCCGTGATGTGCGTAATCAAATATGGAGGCTAACACAGCAACATAATGCCGATTATTTTGAATAA
- the uspG2 gene encoding universal stress protein G yields the protein MYKTILVPIDIVEEELTSKAVRHAVYLAKETGANLHLIHVLPISSAIINAYSLGYPEIKDKATVKAENDMQMLVDSVDLPAEKVAYTVTFGSPRDEILVTAKDIQADLIVIGSRRPNISTHLLGSTAAGVVRYAEISVLVVR from the coding sequence ATGTATAAAACGATTTTAGTACCTATTGATATTGTAGAAGAAGAGTTAACCAGTAAAGCGGTACGACATGCGGTATATTTAGCAAAAGAAACAGGGGCTAATTTACATTTAATTCATGTTCTTCCTATCTCTTCGGCAATCATTAATGCTTATTCACTGGGTTATCCAGAAATTAAAGATAAAGCGACAGTGAAAGCAGAAAATGATATGCAAATGTTGGTAGATTCGGTGGATTTACCTGCTGAAAAGGTCGCTTATACGGTTACTTTTGGTTCACCTCGTGATGAAATTTTAGTTACAGCAAAAGATATTCAAGCCGACTTAATTGTTATTGGCTCACGTAGACCTAATATCAGTACCCATTTATTAGGTTCAACAGCTGCGGGCGTAGTTCGTTACGCGGAAATTTCAGTGTTAGTTGTTCGTTAA
- the uspG1 gene encoding universal stress protein G, protein MYKTILVPVDISEDELTTKALQHAVYIAKLEGAKLHLFHAIPDISRFSISYSYHYDMLSSFANKALERVQEQLQELANGIDLPNEQVEYSAVFGSARDKVLELAEKINADLIVIGSRRPSISTHLLGSNASGIVAYAKQSVLVVR, encoded by the coding sequence ATGTACAAAACAATTCTAGTACCTGTTGATATTTCAGAAGATGAGTTAACGACGAAAGCCTTACAACACGCTGTTTATATTGCCAAACTAGAAGGTGCAAAGTTGCATCTTTTTCATGCAATTCCTGATATTTCACGCTTTTCTATTAGCTATAGTTATCACTATGATATGTTGAGCTCTTTTGCTAACAAAGCACTTGAACGTGTACAAGAACAACTGCAAGAATTAGCTAATGGTATTGATCTACCTAATGAACAAGTAGAGTATTCAGCCGTATTTGGCTCTGCAAGAGATAAAGTTTTAGAGTTAGCTGAAAAAATTAATGCTGATTTGATTGTGATTGGTTCACGTCGTCCAAGTATTTCAACGCACTTATTAGGTTCAAATGCATCAGGTATCGTTGCTTATGCTAAGCAATCTGTTTTAGTTGTTCGTTAA
- the yjjP gene encoding Inner membrane protein YjjP: MDNEIMAECSAISEDKQREITKLCIQTALLLLQHGAESMLVEQLSTRLGLALGVHQVESAISANAVVLTTIVNGHCQTSTRKIVDRGINMHVVTEVQHIVILVEHHLADIHEARKRFEHIKPLRYPRWVIIFMVALSCGCFSKLNGGNWDGFLVSAIGGGLGMFVRQALTHRQMNPLINFCITAFVATSVSGLLLKLSYFQTTATISMAASVLLLVPGFPLINAVADMFKGHVNTGLARWAMATMLTLATCLGVILAMAVWELRDWA, encoded by the coding sequence ATGGACAATGAGATAATGGCTGAATGTTCGGCCATTTCAGAAGATAAACAGCGTGAAATTACAAAATTATGTATTCAAACAGCTTTGTTGCTATTGCAACATGGTGCTGAAAGTATGCTGGTTGAGCAACTCTCAACTCGTTTAGGTTTGGCGTTAGGTGTGCACCAAGTTGAAAGTGCAATTTCTGCTAATGCAGTGGTATTAACCACCATTGTTAATGGGCATTGCCAAACATCAACACGCAAGATAGTCGATCGTGGCATTAATATGCATGTTGTGACAGAAGTTCAGCATATTGTGATTTTGGTTGAACATCATCTTGCCGATATTCATGAAGCAAGAAAACGCTTTGAGCATATAAAACCATTACGTTATCCACGTTGGGTGATTATTTTTATGGTTGCCTTATCTTGTGGTTGTTTCTCTAAATTAAATGGTGGAAATTGGGATGGTTTTTTAGTCTCTGCTATTGGTGGGGGACTTGGTATGTTTGTACGACAAGCATTGACTCATCGCCAAATGAATCCATTAATTAATTTTTGTATTACCGCTTTTGTTGCCACATCTGTTTCAGGTTTATTATTAAAACTTTCTTACTTTCAAACAACTGCAACTATTTCAATGGCAGCCAGTGTTTTATTACTCGTCCCCGGATTTCCTTTAATTAATGCTGTTGCTGATATGTTTAAAGGCCATGTTAATACAGGATTAGCACGCTGGGCGATGGCCACGATGCTGACATTAGCGACTTGCTTAGGGGTTATTTTAGCGATGGCAGTATGGGAGTTAAGAGATTGGGCATAA